Proteins from a genomic interval of Rhodothermales bacterium:
- a CDS encoding (2Fe-2S)-binding protein: MPTVTIDGQTYEFEGRPGLLQFCLEQGIELPHFCYHPAMSAPANCRQCLVEVGTPEIDRETRQPRLDEEGNPVIRYFPKLQTSCTMEVTDGMVVKSHRSSDLVERAQKDTLEMLLINHPLDCPICDQAGHCPLQIQAYKYGPEGSRFEFEKVSKPKQIDLGPRVMLDGERCINCTRCVRFTNEISKSHQLTIIERGVRNYPMTPPGFTFDEPYSMNVIDICPVGALTSKDFRFKARIWEMSRTASITVSGAKGNNCYYWVKDNQIMKITPRENPAVNEFWLPDVERLDYHRFNDNRPAGPAVGGVTGDWNTAYDAAASILKDADASRIVFLGSAHATVEDNYLLGRLAASLGADAPRYMAHADAGRGDNWLLTDETAPNANGCERLGMEQADAAWMAWRLESGVDVLYVLEDDPVAAGLVDAAALAGVKVILHAYNTTNQTLPHATVSLPAATAVETVGTYVNSDGHAQRVRPAKAIKGMNRTLMMEVGKSRADLHGTPFDKWFTESNMVDCQPGWVSLPAVAIRLGHGMDYRGPKFIMREVADSVDALSGATYEAMGELGVRLEDVATTA; encoded by the coding sequence ATGCCTACCGTAACCATAGACGGTCAGACTTACGAGTTCGAAGGACGGCCCGGGCTCCTCCAGTTCTGCCTGGAGCAGGGCATTGAACTGCCGCACTTCTGCTACCACCCGGCCATGTCGGCTCCGGCCAACTGCCGGCAGTGCCTGGTAGAGGTTGGCACGCCCGAAATCGACCGTGAAACGCGCCAGCCCCGGCTGGACGAGGAAGGCAATCCGGTCATCCGCTACTTCCCCAAGCTGCAGACCTCCTGCACGATGGAGGTGACCGACGGCATGGTGGTCAAGTCACATCGTTCCAGTGACCTGGTCGAGCGCGCCCAGAAGGACACGCTCGAGATGCTGCTGATCAACCACCCGCTGGACTGCCCGATCTGCGATCAGGCCGGTCACTGCCCTCTGCAGATCCAGGCCTACAAGTATGGTCCGGAAGGGTCGCGGTTCGAGTTTGAGAAGGTCTCCAAGCCCAAGCAAATCGACCTGGGTCCCCGGGTGATGCTCGACGGCGAACGGTGCATCAACTGCACGCGCTGCGTGCGTTTCACCAATGAGATCTCCAAGAGTCATCAGCTCACGATCATCGAGCGCGGGGTGCGCAACTACCCGATGACCCCGCCGGGCTTCACGTTTGACGAGCCCTACTCGATGAACGTGATCGACATCTGCCCTGTGGGCGCGTTGACCTCCAAGGATTTCCGCTTCAAGGCACGCATCTGGGAGATGAGCCGCACGGCCTCCATCACGGTCTCCGGCGCCAAAGGCAACAACTGCTACTACTGGGTCAAGGACAACCAGATCATGAAGATCACCCCGCGGGAGAACCCGGCGGTGAACGAGTTCTGGCTGCCGGATGTCGAGCGTCTTGACTACCACCGCTTCAATGACAACCGTCCGGCCGGACCCGCGGTTGGAGGAGTGACCGGAGACTGGAATACGGCCTACGATGCGGCCGCCTCCATTCTGAAGGATGCCGACGCTTCACGGATTGTGTTCCTGGGCTCGGCCCATGCCACCGTTGAGGACAACTACCTGCTTGGCAGACTCGCTGCTTCCCTTGGGGCCGATGCGCCCCGTTACATGGCGCACGCCGACGCTGGTCGCGGCGACAACTGGCTGCTGACGGACGAGACCGCCCCGAACGCGAACGGCTGTGAGCGACTGGGCATGGAGCAGGCCGATGCCGCCTGGATGGCCTGGCGCCTGGAGTCCGGTGTGGACGTGCTCTACGTGTTGGAGGATGATCCGGTGGCCGCGGGCCTCGTGGACGCAGCCGCGCTTGCAGGCGTGAAGGTGATCCTGCACGCCTACAACACCACCAACCAGACGCTGCCGCACGCAACGGTATCGCTTCCGGCCGCCACTGCGGTGGAAACGGTGGGCACCTACGTCAACAGCGATGGTCACGCGCAACGCGTGCGTCCGGCCAAAGCCATCAAGGGCATGAACCGCACGCTCATGATGGAAGTCGGCAAGAGCCGCGCCGATCTGCACGGCACGCCGTTCGACAAGTGGTTTACCGAATCCAACATGGTGGACTGCCAGCCCGGCTGGGTCAGCCTGCCGGCCGTTGCCATCCGGCTCGGCCACGGCATGGACTATCGCGGTCCCAAGTTCATCATGCGTGAGGTGGCCGACAGCGTGGACGCGCTGTCCGGCGCCACCTACGAGGCCATGGGCGAACTCGGCGTTCGCCTGGAAGACGTAGCGACAACCGCCTGA
- a CDS encoding DUF4920 domain-containing protein, producing MKSLIPAFLILLAGCVGDHSQEYDVLTGYDSFGEAITPEDAVPVSAVIADGPAMIGHPVKLEGRISEVCEMAGCWLSMQVIDGPMVRVDVPRDENGAYVFTFPKDASGRRAVISGVLQGDVDHHGDAAMAHHDSDAGEHHAEGDSDAGEHHDGGDHDSAGHHAEGDSDGHDQDLQGHSEQETRVLNESAYTLTARGALIERVRA from the coding sequence ATGAAATCACTGATTCCCGCCTTCCTGATCCTGCTCGCCGGCTGCGTCGGAGATCACAGTCAGGAATATGACGTGCTGACGGGCTATGACTCCTTTGGGGAAGCCATCACGCCCGAGGACGCCGTGCCGGTTTCGGCCGTCATTGCAGACGGTCCGGCCATGATAGGCCACCCGGTCAAGCTGGAAGGACGCATCTCCGAGGTCTGCGAGATGGCAGGCTGCTGGCTGTCCATGCAGGTGATCGATGGGCCCATGGTGCGCGTGGATGTTCCACGCGACGAGAACGGGGCGTATGTGTTCACTTTCCCCAAAGACGCCTCTGGCCGACGCGCCGTGATTTCCGGCGTGCTGCAGGGCGATGTCGACCACCACGGAGACGCGGCGATGGCTCATCATGACTCTGACGCTGGTGAGCACCACGCCGAGGGTGATTCCGACGCCGGTGAACACCACGACGGCGGTGACCACGATAGCGCAGGCCATCATGCCGAGGGCGACTCCGACGGTCACGACCAGGACCTTCAGGGCCATTCCGAACAGGAGACCCGCGTCCTGAACGAATCTGCTTACACGCTTACTGCCCGCGGAGCGCTCATCGAGCGCGTCCGGGCCTGA
- the nuoF gene encoding NADH-quinone oxidoreductase subunit NuoF: MEANSSKAGDWRNFQRVLLPKIKDLHLLEVYEANGGYKALREILSGDKWDPVGVTNEVKKSGLKGRGGAGFPTGLKWSFMPPVNPDIPRYLCCNGDESEPGTFKDRQLMEYNPHSVFEGMLIASYAMSLAGSYLYIRGEYADWITHMEVELKKLYDKGYVGKNIMGSGFSTELVIHKGAGAYICGEESSLMNSLEGKRAYPRVKPPFPAQKGIWNYPTTINNVETLAAVPYIMERGGDWFASVGAEKHPGPVLYGISGHVNRPGVYEYPTGMLITDLIYEVAGGMRGGKKLKALVPGGSSTPVLRADMIDGVTMDADSLREAGSMMGTSGMLIMDEDTDMVAFLRRITHFYHHESCGQCTPCREGTGWLENIVTRIDEGEGNMRDLDLLLDLCTEMEGRTVCALADAAAWPVRHTVTRFRDEFEAKCKPGHVASGVDLAEVTA, translated from the coding sequence ATGGAAGCCAACAGCTCAAAAGCCGGAGACTGGCGCAATTTTCAGCGGGTACTGCTGCCGAAGATCAAGGACCTGCACTTGCTGGAGGTCTATGAGGCCAATGGCGGGTACAAGGCCCTGCGCGAGATCCTCAGCGGCGACAAGTGGGACCCTGTCGGAGTCACCAACGAGGTCAAGAAGTCCGGTCTGAAGGGCCGCGGAGGCGCCGGCTTCCCGACCGGACTCAAGTGGAGCTTCATGCCGCCGGTCAACCCGGACATCCCTCGGTACCTGTGCTGCAACGGCGACGAGTCGGAGCCCGGTACCTTCAAGGACCGGCAGCTCATGGAGTACAACCCGCACTCGGTGTTCGAGGGCATGCTCATCGCGTCATACGCCATGAGCCTGGCGGGCTCCTACCTGTACATCCGCGGTGAGTACGCCGACTGGATCACCCACATGGAAGTGGAGCTGAAGAAGCTCTACGACAAGGGGTACGTCGGCAAGAACATCATGGGCTCGGGCTTTTCGACCGAACTCGTGATCCACAAGGGCGCCGGCGCTTACATCTGCGGCGAGGAGTCCAGCCTGATGAACTCGCTCGAGGGCAAGCGTGCCTACCCGCGGGTCAAGCCGCCCTTCCCGGCACAGAAGGGCATCTGGAACTACCCGACCACGATCAACAACGTGGAAACCCTGGCGGCCGTGCCCTACATCATGGAGCGCGGCGGCGACTGGTTTGCAAGTGTAGGCGCCGAGAAGCATCCCGGCCCGGTGCTGTACGGAATCTCCGGACACGTCAATCGCCCGGGTGTGTACGAGTATCCAACCGGGATGCTGATCACCGACCTCATTTATGAGGTGGCCGGCGGCATGCGCGGCGGAAAGAAGCTCAAGGCCCTGGTGCCCGGCGGAAGCTCCACCCCGGTGCTGCGTGCGGACATGATTGACGGCGTCACCATGGACGCCGATTCCCTGCGCGAGGCCGGCTCTATGATGGGGACCTCGGGCATGCTGATCATGGATGAGGACACCGACATGGTCGCGTTCCTCCGTCGTATCACCCACTTCTACCATCACGAGTCGTGCGGGCAGTGCACGCCCTGTCGCGAGGGCACCGGATGGCTGGAGAACATCGTCACCCGGATTGACGAGGGAGAGGGGAACATGCGGGATCTGGACCTGCTGCTGGATCTGTGCACGGAGATGGAGGGCCGCACCGTCTGCGCTCTCGCGGACGCGGCCGCCTGGCCGGTGCGACACACCGTGACCCGGTTCCGGGACGAATTCGAAGCCAAATGCAAGCCGGGCCACGTGGCATCCGGCGTAGACCTCGCCGAGGTGACCGCATGA
- a CDS encoding NAD(P)H-dependent oxidoreductase subunit E, with amino-acid sequence MADFIKNPVVELPDRNPAPAVPASELHFTDAEKKQIADYVTLYPTADGAIMRALWLAQEKFGFLPPEVIKLTAEEVGIPYAQAYGVATFYTQYYKQKMGTHVLDVCTCFSCQVCGGYDMLHYLEDKLGIHKGETTSDGQFTIQEVECLGACGSAPMLQVTNGRYVHNLTRDKVDALIDALREGKEWPFESVTLPQDEDEMEGNRRSDVTVTETYQTPPVSETIA; translated from the coding sequence ATGGCCGACTTCATCAAGAACCCGGTTGTCGAGCTGCCGGATCGCAACCCGGCGCCGGCGGTGCCCGCTTCGGAACTGCACTTCACGGATGCGGAAAAGAAACAGATTGCGGACTACGTCACGCTGTACCCGACCGCGGACGGGGCCATCATGCGCGCTCTTTGGCTGGCCCAGGAGAAGTTCGGATTCCTGCCGCCGGAAGTGATCAAGCTCACTGCCGAGGAAGTGGGGATTCCCTACGCACAGGCGTATGGCGTGGCCACGTTCTATACGCAGTACTACAAGCAGAAAATGGGCACGCACGTCCTTGACGTGTGCACCTGTTTCTCCTGCCAGGTCTGCGGCGGCTACGACATGCTGCACTACCTCGAGGACAAACTGGGCATCCACAAGGGAGAGACCACGTCCGATGGGCAGTTCACCATCCAGGAAGTTGAGTGCCTTGGAGCATGCGGCTCGGCGCCCATGCTGCAGGTGACCAACGGTCGCTACGTGCACAATCTGACGCGGGACAAAGTCGATGCGCTCATCGATGCCCTGCGCGAAGGCAAGGAGTGGCCGTTCGAATCGGTCACGCTGCCTCAGGACGAAGACGAAATGGAGGGGAATCGGCGGTCCGACGTGACCGTCACCGAAACGTACCAGACGCCGCCGGTCTCCGAGACGATCGCCTGA
- a CDS encoding NADH-quinone oxidoreductase subunit D has protein sequence MSVITTEDIGEKLNFWPRHNEAIYRRLESKHSWLEEKNGAREKSDDPLENEMVLNIGPQHPATHGVLRCAVKLDGETIDKCVIDIGYLHRGLEKVAENKTYQEFMPYTDRMDYLSPYSNNVAWCLAVEKVAGIEVPERAQWIRMMMCELARISAHLLWMGVGLMDAGAVSVFLWCFKYREDLYSIFDEVCGQRLTVSHSRIGGIASEPSEQGLAMIRDFAEKFPDTIAGWKKLLNRNRIWIDRNVGIGTLTADEVIAMGMTGPNLRGSGVAYDIRRFEPYLKYDDVDFIIPMREEGDSLARYFVRLEEMEESIKIIKQCLDKLPSVRGAIRSDDAKQAYPSKDEVYYSMEGLIHDFMYTDTGVCPPNGVWSYHAIEAPKGELGFYLQSDGTGHPYRARMNTPSFTNLQALEPMMEGAMMGDMVILIGTIDPVLGESDK, from the coding sequence ATGAGCGTAATTACCACCGAGGATATCGGCGAGAAGCTCAACTTCTGGCCACGCCACAACGAAGCGATCTACCGCCGCCTCGAGTCCAAGCACTCATGGCTGGAGGAGAAGAACGGCGCTCGCGAGAAGAGCGACGACCCGCTCGAGAACGAGATGGTGCTCAACATCGGCCCGCAGCACCCGGCAACGCACGGAGTGTTGCGCTGCGCGGTCAAGCTGGACGGCGAGACCATCGACAAGTGCGTCATCGACATCGGCTACCTGCACCGCGGACTGGAAAAGGTCGCCGAGAACAAGACGTACCAGGAGTTCATGCCCTATACGGATCGCATGGACTACCTGAGCCCCTACTCCAACAACGTGGCCTGGTGTCTCGCTGTGGAGAAGGTGGCCGGCATCGAGGTCCCGGAACGCGCGCAGTGGATTCGCATGATGATGTGCGAACTGGCGCGGATCTCGGCCCACCTGCTGTGGATGGGCGTGGGGCTGATGGACGCCGGTGCGGTGTCCGTCTTCCTGTGGTGCTTCAAGTACCGCGAAGACCTGTATTCCATTTTCGATGAGGTCTGCGGACAGCGGCTGACGGTCTCGCACAGTCGTATTGGCGGCATTGCGTCCGAGCCGAGCGAACAGGGTCTTGCCATGATTCGGGACTTCGCGGAGAAGTTTCCCGATACCATCGCGGGATGGAAGAAGCTGCTCAATCGCAACCGCATCTGGATCGACCGCAACGTGGGCATCGGCACATTGACGGCCGATGAGGTCATCGCCATGGGCATGACCGGCCCGAACCTGCGTGGATCCGGCGTGGCGTACGACATCCGCCGTTTCGAGCCCTACCTCAAGTACGACGACGTGGACTTCATCATTCCGATGCGCGAGGAGGGCGATTCACTGGCCCGCTACTTCGTGCGCCTGGAGGAGATGGAGGAGTCCATAAAGATCATCAAGCAGTGCCTGGACAAACTGCCGTCGGTCCGCGGAGCCATCCGTTCCGACGACGCCAAGCAGGCCTACCCGTCCAAGGACGAGGTCTACTACTCCATGGAGGGCCTCATTCACGACTTCATGTACACCGATACCGGTGTGTGCCCGCCGAACGGAGTGTGGTCCTACCACGCCATTGAGGCTCCAAAGGGAGAACTCGGCTTCTACCTGCAGTCAGACGGCACCGGGCACCCGTATCGCGCCCGCATGAACACGCCGAGCTTCACCAACCTCCAGGCCCTCGAGCCCATGATGGAGGGCGCCATGATGGGCGACATGGTGATTCTGATCGGTACCATCGACCCGGTTCTGGGCGAAAGCGACAAGTAA
- a CDS encoding NADH-quinone oxidoreductase subunit C produces the protein MAKLEFHFTPVDKPSEKEATQNPHAKDTTYNPDVVEALQKEFGEAIGEVFLYANEHTVYVDKTRIVDVCTHLRDTLGFTYLVDLGGVDMFRDEDRYEVFYNLVNIQAGKRLRIKVRVDEESMTVPSVTGVYRAAGWNEREAFDMFGLRFEGHEDLRRMYMPEDFEYHPLRKEFPLLGVPGSLPLPPQTPEAGLTLDPFPAAHGSKPIKSYQEAASEDED, from the coding sequence ATGGCCAAACTCGAATTCCACTTTACGCCGGTCGACAAGCCTTCCGAAAAGGAAGCAACGCAGAACCCGCACGCCAAGGACACCACGTACAATCCGGACGTGGTCGAGGCCCTTCAGAAAGAGTTTGGGGAGGCGATCGGCGAGGTGTTCCTGTATGCCAACGAGCATACGGTCTATGTGGACAAGACACGCATCGTGGATGTGTGCACGCACCTGCGCGACACGCTCGGGTTCACCTATCTGGTGGATCTGGGAGGCGTCGACATGTTTCGCGATGAGGACAGGTACGAGGTGTTCTACAACCTGGTGAACATCCAGGCCGGCAAGCGCCTGCGCATCAAGGTGCGCGTTGACGAGGAGAGCATGACCGTGCCCAGCGTCACCGGTGTGTACCGGGCGGCCGGCTGGAACGAGCGCGAGGCGTTCGACATGTTCGGCCTCAGGTTCGAAGGGCATGAAGACCTGCGTCGCATGTACATGCCGGAGGACTTTGAATACCACCCGTTGCGCAAGGAATTCCCGCTGCTTGGGGTTCCTGGATCCCTGCCGCTGCCGCCGCAGACGCCGGAGGCCGGCCTGACGCTGGATCCCTTCCCCGCCGCCCACGGCTCCAAGCCGATCAAGAGTTACCAGGAGGCCGCCTCCGAAGACGAGGACTGA
- the nuoB gene encoding NADH-quinone oxidoreductase subunit NuoB: MSDDILGGEGFLTTRVDAVVNWARSNSLMPMPMGLACCAIEMMAFAAPKYDVARFGSEAMRFSPRQADLMIVAGWVTYKMAHAVRRVWDQMADPKWCIAMGACASTGGMHRCYGVVQGADNFLPVDVYIPGCPPRPEAVIHALMDIQEKVRNQYSVSTDMHEGKGAQTEPVAVRPRVLTPSGDQRISPTTLYDQDETGEGGIVKGV; this comes from the coding sequence ATGTCAGACGACATCCTCGGCGGTGAAGGCTTCCTGACCACGCGCGTAGACGCCGTAGTCAACTGGGCCCGCTCCAACTCGCTGATGCCGATGCCCATGGGGCTCGCCTGCTGTGCCATCGAAATGATGGCCTTCGCCGCGCCCAAATACGATGTGGCCCGGTTCGGCAGCGAAGCCATGCGCTTCAGCCCGCGCCAGGCAGACCTGATGATTGTGGCCGGCTGGGTCACCTACAAGATGGCTCACGCCGTGCGCCGGGTCTGGGACCAGATGGCGGACCCCAAGTGGTGCATCGCCATGGGTGCCTGCGCCTCTACCGGCGGCATGCATCGCTGCTACGGCGTGGTTCAGGGTGCCGATAACTTCCTCCCGGTAGACGTTTACATCCCGGGATGCCCGCCCCGTCCGGAGGCTGTCATCCACGCCCTGATGGACATTCAGGAGAAGGTGCGCAACCAGTACTCCGTAAGTACCGACATGCACGAAGGGAAAGGTGCCCAGACCGAGCCCGTCGCCGTTCGTCCGCGTGTACTCACCCCGTCGGGGGATCAGCGCATCAGCCCCACCACGCTCTACGACCAGGATGAGACTGGCGAAGGCGGCATTGTAAAGGGGGTCTGA
- a CDS encoding NADH-quinone oxidoreductase subunit A: MLSDFLPLLLMLLIATGLAMTLLKAAEHLGPRRPNRIKTKAYESGMDPIGTARERYSVKFYLVAMIFIVFDVEVVFLYPWAASFDEFLAAGAAVPMLGIVFFFIVILAIGLLYDIKKGGLEFD, translated from the coding sequence ATGCTTTCGGACTTCCTCCCGCTCCTGCTGATGCTGCTCATCGCCACCGGACTGGCGATGACGCTGCTTAAAGCCGCTGAACACCTCGGACCACGACGTCCGAATCGCATCAAGACCAAGGCTTACGAGAGCGGCATGGATCCCATCGGGACTGCCCGCGAGCGGTACTCGGTCAAGTTCTACCTCGTGGCGATGATCTTCATCGTCTTCGACGTGGAGGTGGTGTTCCTGTACCCGTGGGCGGCGAGCTTCGACGAGTTTCTAGCCGCGGGCGCGGCCGTGCCCATGCTGGGGATCGTGTTTTTCTTCATTGTGATCCTCGCCATCGGCCTTCTGTACGATATCAAGAAGGGCGGACTGGAGTTCGACTGA